The Nicotiana tomentosiformis chromosome 2, ASM39032v3, whole genome shotgun sequence genome includes the window ActataattttttgtttttttaggtAAAATTATAATTTGACTTGAAAACTAAAATAAACTCTTAAAAACTTGAAAAGGAAAAGAATTTAAAAGCATTTAAATTTAGTAAAGTAATATCAGTTTGAATCAACAAAGTATATATTAACTAGATTTGATtagaaaaagcaaaaaataaatatcaaccaaAATTAAATTAGTGGGAGAAAATAGTAATTCGATGAAATATAGTAGATACCTAAAATACGCTCGAACAACACCGTTatagaaaaagaataaaaaggaAATTAGAACTACGAATAAAgataaaatttattttcttatcCTAAAAGAATGTGGgtatatttattgaaagaatagGAGCGAGTGAAGACAAAATAAATTGCTGATCAATAAAGATTGCGATAGAGCGGTAACTACTCCTTCATTCTTATAGCTTGTTTGGATAGTTGTTACTCATTGTAatatatcgtattgttactttaattataatatttgttttaattgttacttaaattttattgtatcatatTATTAAATCCGTCATTATGTAATGACGAAAAATGTCACTTTATGAAACGGCGAATTTGGTGTGGTGGCGTCGTTACCTTTTTTTtcctctcatcttgcccttccttattattaaataatcatattttattctTTATTCCGCTTTTAATACAATAATTCTATTTTTTCTTGGTAATGTCGTAAGCTTATTTTTCATATTATTGGTGCGTGACATTATGAAACGACGgtaaacgatacaatctatctaAACGTTGTATTCATTAAACAATACAGTACAATGCAaaacgatacattatgaaacgacacGTAACAAttatccaaacaagttgttagcCAGAAGTTTAGGTTTGAGCCCCGAATATAAAATCACTTTTGTTAAGAGTATAAAATCAATTTTGTTAAGAGTCGTTTTACCTTTAATATGTCACTTtccaattcaaaaacaaaatttaaTCGGCCCCAAAGAGAATACCTTAAGTgcgaaacaaaaaaagaaaagaaaagaaaaaaaatactgcTGGACCTTATACAATAGCTTTCCATTTTCAATTATGGTAATTGCTTGAATACAAAAATCAGATTCATCATCTCTTTATACATATACTCCTATCTCTTCGACCCACCCCACCTCCTTTTCTCTagtctctctcttcttctctcttggaatatatatatatatacacaccaaAACTTTATATAACTAATCTGAGGATCTCTCTGCAGAAGATTGGCTTTTTAACTCAAACACACAAAGATTGTCTCTTTCTTTTTCCACTGAAAATGAAAGGGGAGTCGGGTGGGAGTTTGGTTTGGATTGGGATAGCAACAGTGGTAGCAGTTGGGTGGTTTATTTATAAGATGAGAAAAaggcaaaaggaaaagaaagataCGAATAGAGGAATTCCAAGAGGGAATTCTGGTTGGCCTCTTTTAGGAGAAACTCTGGAATTCATAGCTTCTGGTTACACTTCTCGTCCTGTCAGTTTCATGGAGAAACGCAAGTCTCTGTAagcatatacatacatatatccCCTTTTTCAGtcattttttcttcaatttttatggtgCTTTCTggatttaccatttaattatacTTTCTTTGAAGTAGAGATAGAAAAGGGTAATTCTTGCTCTTTCATATCTTTGAAATGGATTATTTCAACCTTTGCTTAACAGCGAATCTTACCTAAGATTTGGTGATAGTTTTAAATTATTAAAGCTTCTTGTTGGTTTGTAAGATCAGTCATTTTAAAATGTTTTTAGTAATATTGTTTTAATGAAGGAGTTTTAAAATAGAGTAATGGCGTGGTCATGCACCTGGAACTCAATCAGTTGACTCAGTTCAGCTGCAGGGCATTTTTATTACAATACTAGTAGTGGTAGTACAATTAGCTGTCTTTTTCATTCttctaatttttaaaaaaaataatgggAAAAGTGATACTCCTAAGTATCAGTTGTTGACTGAAGAGAGAATTCTTTTAAATAGAAAATACTACTCCATTTAAATGCTAGTAATATTCTCATAGGATGATATCACTTTCATGTTTCATTTTTATTCTCTTTTACAGTATAGTTCCAATAATTACTGATTGCCGACACTTTGCTTACAATAAATACACTTCCAACTTTTGTCGGACCTCAGTTATAATTCGCGTCCGCTATGTTTCTATCTTGCCTTCATGTCATGTTGTCTAGAGATAGAGCATGTGTTATAAATTTCATTAGAAGCTCAAAGTTCATAGTAatttgtttaatttttttaattgccGAGTATCAGGTAACATACTTCACAACAACTGAATTTACAAATCTTAAATATAAATTAGATTATCTGTTATAATATATagtgtaattttttttatattttaagatGATTGTGCCTTATATATTTTCCCTGAGAAAGGAGCTAGAGTTCTACATAGGAGAACTAGGTTAGGCAAGTAGGATCGTTTGCCTTTTGCAGGAGGAAAGATATCGATTTATTCGTACCGCCCGTTTAACCAATGGTACGATGTCATATGCCAAGCCAAATTCATGAAAAAAGATTTGGCAATCAATTAGTAGCTGGTAAAAGCTGCCATCTCTCTTTTGCAGTCACTGTATCTCTCTTCCACTCTAGTCTCTAGCTAGGGACTGAATTGCAGAGCCTAATCAGGCTTCCTCATTAAAATTCACTGACTCCTTTTTCCCCCTACTTGGCTCATTTTTATACGAAGCAGGCTATAATATAACCTTCTCTTAAAGGTACGGGAAGGTGTTCAAAACACACATACTAGGGAAAGGAATAATAGTATCAACGGATGCAGAGGTGAACAAAGTGGTTCTACAGAATAACGGGGATGTATTCATACCATGTTATCCAAAATCGATAACAGAATTATTTGGGAAGAATTCAATATTGCAAATGAATGGGCCAGTACATAGGAGAGTGCATGGACTGATTGGGAGCTTCTTAAAATCAGCACAACTCAAGACTCGTATTACACGAGACATCGAAGCCTCCGTCCGCCATTTCTTGTCAACCTGGCTGGAAAAACAACACTGTGTCTACGTCCAAGATGAAGCCAAAAAggtctctctctatatatatatctaaaatCTTGCTGCACATGCATGCATTTATATTATGTCTGCTCGTACCACACTACCACTTATATTATCAATTCGAGCCCACTCCGCTCCGTGTCACGACATATGGCAGAGGTTAAATCAAATGAATTCATTTTTAGCATTGaaataatctcactagtggggtctgtgtgtagggtagtttgtacgcagacctaggctgtttccgatagactctcgattccctccctccaagaacttcccaccttgctcttggggtgactcgaacttacaacctcttggttgaaaatagagggtgctcaccactagagcaacccactcttgtctgtTTATATACATAaaagaaattaaattaaaatcTATATGTATAATAAGACGGCACTCTTTCTAAATTTACTCACTCTAGTTTTTGTACGCAATTTCTATTATTCAATTAAGCAACAACTACATTGGCATTAGTACAACCTAAACTACTCCGTCTTTCCTAAATTAAGTGTTCTATTTTGACATTAGAATTGTGAAATTTGACACTTATTCATAAGAGTTGTTTTCTTTGgaaattagaaaataaaatttaatatatttctATCGTATTCTTAATCAATCTCCTATTATATATGGTTTGCTAAACTCTGATGAGGTACGAGATAACATAGTATACTCCAGATAGATAATGTTCAAAGTCCGCACATAGAAATATATTCTCTAGCTAACACCTACATATGAGGTccattttcctaatagttagttgctgttgttggctattgaagATTGCATTTGAGGTACTGATCAAGCTTATACTAAGCGTGGGCCCTGGGGAAGAATTGAACTTGCTCAAGAAAGAATTTGAAGAATTTACCAAAGGGTTGATTTGTTTGCCCATTAAACTTCCGGGAACCACACTCTACAAATCTTTGAAGGTAAGTTTTTCGTTGGTTACTAATAGTCTGTTTGGACGTGCTTCTAAAATAAGCTTAGTGTAAAAAgttattttaaaagaaataattttggtgaaaagCCGTTTGTATTTGGCTAGTTAATTTGAAGTAATAATTATAGTGTTTATTTTTGTCAAAAGTGGTTTTAAAGATAAACtatttttttgtatatgtttCCAAAACTACTTTCATTTCTACTCAAGaatattttttccttttaaaatttTGGCCAAccattttaattttgaaaaacaaaattctTTTGACCAAAGAATTCACTTTTGACAAAGAAGCTCAACCAAACATGCTATAATTAACTTCTTTCGAGTTTAAGTTATATGAACTATCCACTGACAACTGAcagtgtaaaaaaaaaaatctaaatcgTTCTACTTCATAACTTCTTTGCATGTGTGAGTTGTGACACTGTTTTTAGGGTTTGTACAGGCCAAAGAAAGGTTATCAAAAATGGTAGGGAAGATGGTAGAGGACAGAAAATTGAGCATGGAAAAAAGGGAAGAGAAGGCATTGCCAAATGATGCAATTGACGTGCTCTTAGGATATGCTGATGGGGCAAAGCAACCTCTGCCACCGTCTGATTTCATCAGTGGGAATTTGATAGAGATGATGATCCCCGGAGAAGAGACGGTACCAACGGCAATGACCTTATCTGTCAAATTCCTAAGTGACAACCCCGTCGCTCTAGCTCGCTTAGTGGTATGATGTTGTTATCTTCTTTTATTACtttctctgtttcaatttatttgAACCTGTTTGATTGGACacggaatttaaaaaaaataaaaattttgaaatttgtggtcttaaacaagtcaaaaaggggcctaaaatatttgtgtggttataaaagcttctcattaaggatagaattgtaagtttaaactaaattattttctaatttagaaaacggtcattctttttggaacgtaTCAAAATAGAAATAGGTTCACGTAAACTGGAGCGGATGGTGTAATTTAATTTACGTTGATGTTGTAAAATATTTTACAACATCATATTAAATAACATAGTTATCTATAATAAACCTTATTTAGTAAAAAAATAGGCATAAAAACATTAATagtgtaaaaaaaaattatactatgCAAATCTCTCTCGTTTATATGCGTGTGTTGCATGTACACAATTTAAGGATGAAAGAACCAAAATAGTAAATCATTTCTACGGGAGTATGTAATTAAAGGTGAAATGAAATTAAAACACAAGGCCTAAAAACAAATAGTAATGTGTTAATTTTTTGAGTAGGTGATAAAGAGAGTATTTGTTAATTTTTTGAATAGATGTAAAAGATTGTCATAAAAAATGAAAGGAGTAGATTTTAGTAAAAGTGACACTTTTGGAATATAATAAATGGACGGATAGGCTTGCTTGGGCTTAAATATCAACGGTTGGGAGCAGTGTTGCTTGCCCCAACGTGCGGGTAGTACATGATCGTGAAACATTTTTCTgcttttatttaatttttctttttgaccTTTTCTGTAAACTCATTTTCAAAAATTGAGACACAGAAAACATTGgtttaaaaggaaaaataaaagtaTGGAAGAGGATGTTGCAGCTAGGGGTGTTAATGGTTCgattcggccggttattttataaaattagtaccatatcaatttttcggttattttgttatgtataaccaaaattagactttccGAAACTGtctcaatcatgtcggtttctcttcggtatcggtacggttcggttaatttttgatatttttttaaatatcatgtaaaatttaCCAGtaaaagtagaatgcaataacatatgtTCTTTTATAGGACGTAACAAAACTCCctagacatttttactgtttaaagagtgatgaattaaaaaaaatgaaagatggtTAGAGTATAGATCCATTAACTATCCTATAACAACGTAAAAAAAACAAGCAaaggcaaagaaaatataaatcacacgagtgaaaaAATATTAACCAAGTtaggactcaagaataaagtttatagaagattaaatattcaaaaagataaatataaattatacgaaaggaaacatatttaATACATTATATTTTGCTATTCATAACCGCTAGAATATTTTGTGTCTTGctaagatacttgaaataacttagtttaagtagaagtagcataataggttttaggaattagtattttgagtttaattacttgttgacttgtaacagttttcataatttcaaggcccaaaaaaaaatttaatgcattgttatttttaaaCTCACTATATAAACATATTTTTCatatgtaaaatttattcggtacggttcgatattttttcggtttatttttataaaataaaaaacttaccctaattatcggtacgattatagatttatataaaaatttacgtattttttaaaagaaatctaAAAATCGATTCGGTGCGATACGATTCGGTAGGTTTAGTCGATTTAGTTTTTGGAATATCAAATACCCCTAGTTGCGTTGCAGCCGTGGGATTTTGATTTAACGGCTGTCAGTTGTGGACCAGCTCCATTTACTACCCCCGTGCTTTTTTTGCTGAAACTTGTGCCCACagactctttttttcttcttttttgtttcttttagtTCTTTCTTCAAGGGTTACTATTATTTCACTGCTCTACAGATAAAGTGAAATTAATGGAGAACTGGAAGGATAATCCGGGGATTATTAACTGAATTATTggagaagatgaagttttccattCAAAACAtgggccaaaaaaaaaaaaaagaattgtacattatttaaggaaattattttaagacaaaaGAGATAAATGAATAAAATCATCTGAGAGTAAAACAGTTAGTGAGATATCCTTCTTAAGTAGCGTTAGGATATAAATTTGGTTGTAACTCGAAAAAAAagttgttgaaaaataatttttgtaagTTGAAGATGTGTATGAACATGCATTTTGCTTAGAAAAAAATTAAAGCTTTGTAGTGGAAGAAATATTTTCACCCAGAAACTAGCACAAACCAGTTTTAGGATTTTTCAAGTTTCTTGAACAAATAATGTTTTGTCGTGTATAATGCACAACTAGTACATTATGACTATGTTGTTCGGGCTCTCCAAAACTGTTGTCGCACCCATGTTGGATCCTCCACAAATGCACTAAATTTGAAGAATACGACAGACACCCAACAATATTTTTGAAGAGTCCGAATAACCTAGCATTATGAGTTCTTATTTCGCTGGTTTGTTGTGACAGGAGGAGAATATGGAATTGAAGCGGCAGAAGATTAGTTCCTCAGAGGATTATACTTGGACAGATTATATGTCATTGCCTTTCACTCAGAATGTTAGTAGTCTCCATCTTTATGCTAGTATAAATTTAATGTTTCACCAGTTACATGTGGTTCAAGTTCCCCTTAAATGTACTTTCCACTTCTTCCTTTCCGTTCCTTTACTCATGGACCCACTGTCATGTTAGGTATTTGTTCTAATTTTTTTATCATAATTGATTTTCCTACATATTTATCAtaattgagtttttttttttctaaaaaaaaaatataattctttcatatttggCTAGTCCCGTTTCTTGTAGGAAAAGGTTTGGAGTTAGATTCGTCCTTCTCATTCAGTACAATGTAGCCATATAGGGTTTGAGAGTCGTGTTTAAGGAGAGAACTTTACATGACAAAtgttagtgtgtcacttgtgtttgccactttgtgaggttgttctctcgatattttgtactctcttttatatagtgaaTTGATCATTCTTCATctgtggacgtaggtcaattgaTCGAACCACGTTAActgtttgtgtctcttttggtatatttctcttttattGTCTAATTTATCGTTG containing:
- the LOC104118978 gene encoding 3-epi-6-deoxocathasterone 23-monooxygenase CYP90C1, with protein sequence MKGESGGSLVWIGIATVVAVGWFIYKMRKRQKEKKDTNRGIPRGNSGWPLLGETLEFIASGYTSRPVSFMEKRKSLYGKVFKTHILGKGIIVSTDAEVNKVVLQNNGDVFIPCYPKSITELFGKNSILQMNGPVHRRVHGLIGSFLKSAQLKTRITRDIEASVRHFLSTWLEKQHCVYVQDEAKKIAFEVLIKLILSVGPGEELNLLKKEFEEFTKGLICLPIKLPGTTLYKSLKAKERLSKMVGKMVEDRKLSMEKREEKALPNDAIDVLLGYADGAKQPLPPSDFISGNLIEMMIPGEETVPTAMTLSVKFLSDNPVALARLVEENMELKRQKISSSEDYTWTDYMSLPFTQNVISETLRLANIINAVWRKALKDVKIKGHLIPKGWCVLASFTSVHMDEENYENPYNFDPWRWEKAGVAVTSTTFTPFGGGQRLCPGLELSRLEISIFLHHLVTTYRWVAEKDEIVYFPTVKMKSKLPINIMPFEQNPLIQTKQN